A part of bacterium genomic DNA contains:
- a CDS encoding IS30 family transposase, with protein MSQDNNIANSTKNKHFTARERYKIEILLKEKLKAHEIGQRIGKSTRTIEREIIKGKIMLLNSDLTYRTEYCADAGQRIYEENSKNKGPGLKIGKDHKLVKYIENKIINEKFSPDAVIGRLGTANSPFVTSICTKTLYNYIDRGDVFLNLTNDDLPVKREGKKRDYKKVTIAHKNLKGTSIEERPADIEDREVYGHWEMDCVVGSTKKKDSGAALLVLSERKCRTEIIVKMPSKTQESVVAALNDLELKYGKRFKSIFKTVTVDNGCEFLNYKGMESSVKNTIEKRFKIYYAHPYSSWERGTNENTNKLIRRFIPKGVDIGSISKKRIKFIEEWINNYPRRIFGYKTANEMLLLAS; from the coding sequence ATGAGCCAAGACAATAATATCGCAAATTCAACAAAGAATAAACACTTTACTGCCAGAGAAAGGTATAAAATCGAGATTTTGTTGAAGGAAAAGCTTAAAGCCCACGAAATAGGTCAACGAATCGGGAAATCAACACGGACAATTGAAAGAGAGATAATTAAAGGCAAAATAATGCTGTTAAACTCCGATCTGACTTATAGGACCGAATACTGTGCAGATGCAGGACAAAGAATATATGAAGAAAATTCAAAAAACAAAGGTCCGGGATTAAAGATAGGCAAAGATCATAAACTGGTCAAGTACATTGAAAACAAAATAATAAATGAAAAATTCTCTCCGGATGCTGTGATCGGAAGACTTGGAACAGCAAATTCGCCATTTGTGACATCCATTTGCACAAAAACATTGTATAACTACATCGACAGAGGAGATGTTTTCTTGAATCTTACGAATGATGATCTTCCTGTTAAAAGGGAAGGCAAAAAAAGGGATTACAAGAAAGTGACAATTGCGCATAAAAATCTTAAGGGAACAAGCATAGAAGAGAGACCGGCGGATATAGAAGACAGGGAAGTATATGGGCATTGGGAGATGGATTGCGTCGTAGGGAGTACCAAGAAAAAAGACAGCGGTGCTGCATTACTGGTATTAAGTGAAAGAAAGTGCAGAACAGAGATAATCGTTAAGATGCCTTCGAAGACACAGGAATCAGTTGTTGCAGCTCTTAATGACCTGGAGCTTAAATACGGAAAAAGATTCAAAAGTATTTTCAAAACAGTAACCGTAGATAATGGCTGTGAGTTTTTAAACTACAAAGGGATGGAATCGTCAGTAAAGAACACTATAGAGAAAAGGTTTAAAATATACTATGCTCATCCATATAGTTCATGGGAAAGGGGGACAAATGAGAACACGAATAAGTTGATCAGGCGTTTTATCCCAAAAGGTGTCGATATAGGGTCAATCAGCAAGAAACGGATCAAATTTATAGAAGAATGGATAAATAATTATCCAAGAAGAATATTTGGGTATAAGACAGCAAACGAAATGCTGCTATTAGCTTCTTAG
- a CDS encoding transposase family protein, whose translation MNREHRRIIRNCKCSYEDPGQEMEARHQTGAEVLKVYKKILPDLLKDLSKIEDPRNTQKTDHSFTMLMLYGILMFVFHMGSKRQANRKMSRILMENMKVFFPELDTLPHADTLSRLLGRIDPDKIEDAIIELLKRLIASKKLDRYKDNGKYIIAFDGTGKFTREWEWSDSCLKRHVHGMPEDAYKYYTYVLEASIVLPNGVTIPFMSEFLDRDEFSIECDDSDKLKQDCELKAFKRLAGRVKSVFPKLGIAVTLDGLYANGPVMEILVKHNWDFMITLKSDSLKSIWEDYEGLKKISGIEKNEGKMINNVKQVFFWANDIEYRYENNRRKQIFVNLVICEETIYVKNKDTGKLEIHEQKQYAWLSSKILTERNVSRRCNTIGRSRWNIETQNLIEKHHGYAYEHCFSYDWNAMKCFHYLMHVGHIINILTMHFKELRQLVEKKGVRGTVEFIFLIFSGCLLDFERIKEKVDVRYQYRFEI comes from the coding sequence ATGAACAGAGAGCACAGAAGAATTATCCGGAACTGTAAATGTAGTTATGAAGATCCAGGACAGGAGATGGAGGCAAGGCATCAGACAGGAGCAGAAGTATTAAAAGTATACAAGAAAATACTTCCGGATCTTCTAAAAGATCTATCGAAGATCGAAGATCCCCGAAATACACAAAAAACAGATCATTCTTTTACGATGCTCATGCTTTATGGGATACTGATGTTCGTGTTTCATATGGGATCAAAAAGACAGGCCAACAGAAAGATGAGCAGGATACTGATGGAAAACATGAAAGTGTTTTTTCCTGAACTCGATACTCTTCCTCATGCTGACACCCTTTCCCGTTTGCTTGGAAGAATAGATCCTGATAAAATCGAAGATGCAATAATAGAGCTTTTAAAAAGACTGATAGCAAGCAAAAAGCTGGATCGATACAAAGATAACGGCAAATATATAATAGCTTTTGACGGGACAGGAAAATTCACAAGAGAATGGGAATGGAGCGATAGCTGCCTTAAGAGACATGTACACGGGATGCCTGAAGATGCATATAAATACTACACATATGTACTCGAGGCATCCATTGTTCTCCCAAATGGAGTCACGATACCGTTCATGAGCGAATTTCTTGATAGGGACGAATTCAGTATTGAGTGTGATGATTCGGATAAACTCAAACAGGATTGTGAGTTGAAAGCATTTAAAAGGCTTGCCGGAAGGGTAAAAAGTGTTTTTCCCAAACTCGGGATAGCGGTCACGCTTGACGGTCTTTATGCGAACGGGCCTGTTATGGAAATTTTGGTAAAGCACAACTGGGATTTTATGATAACTTTAAAGAGTGATTCTCTCAAATCGATATGGGAGGACTATGAGGGATTAAAGAAAATCAGTGGTATAGAAAAAAATGAAGGAAAGATGATAAATAATGTAAAACAGGTTTTCTTCTGGGCAAATGATATTGAATACAGATACGAAAACAATAGGCGCAAGCAAATCTTTGTGAACCTGGTGATATGCGAAGAAACAATATATGTAAAGAACAAGGATACCGGAAAGCTTGAGATCCATGAACAGAAACAATATGCTTGGCTTTCATCCAAAATACTGACAGAAAGAAACGTCTCCAGACGATGTAACACAATAGGTCGATCCAGATGGAATATTGAGACACAGAATCTTATTGAAAAACATCATGGATATGCATATGAACATTGCTTTTCGTATGATTGGAATGCAATGAAATGTTTTCATTATCTTATGCACGTCGGACATATAATAAATATACTTACAATGCATTTTAAAGAGTTGAGGCAGCTTGTTGAAAAAAAAGGTGTCAGGGGAACCGTAGAATTCATATTTCTCATATTCAGCGGATGCCTACTGGACTTTGAACGAATAAAAGAAAAAGTTGACGTAAGGTATCAGTACAGATTCGAAATATGA